The following coding sequences lie in one Osmerus mordax isolate fOsmMor3 chromosome 13, fOsmMor3.pri, whole genome shotgun sequence genomic window:
- the LOC136955182 gene encoding excitatory amino acid transporter 2-like: protein MQKQVEVRMHESHLEPMVDPPEPMCWGICDKIMKNMVLTLTILGVCLGSISGMLLRYISPLPPDVIMVIAFPGDILMRMLKMLILPLVVSSLVTGLAGLDAKSSGRLGTRAMVYYMSTTVIAAVLGVILVLVIHPGNPKLKANLGQGKKNDDVSSLDAFFDLIRNLFPENLVQACFQQIQTVSTKTLVPTNRTKAPPQFTIKKSLQFKSGMNVLGLIGFFIAFGISMGRMGEKAKLMLEFFNVLNEIVMRLVGMIMWYSPIGIACLICGKIISINDLEVVARQLGMYMVTVIVGLLIHGGIFLPLIYFVIVRQNPFTFFMGIFQAWVTALGTASSAGTLPVTFRCLEENLGIDKRVTRFVLPVGATINMDGTALYEAVAAIFIAQMNGIHLDWGQIITVSLTATLASVGAASIPSAGLVTMLLILTAVGLPTQDISLLVAVDWLLDRFRTSVNVVGDSYGAGIVYYLSKDELDMFDAQQARVDEFEMSKTQSFYENNTNQCVYATNHNSVLLDDCKVTMGRNGNAADFSLVEEEPWKRE, encoded by the exons ATGCAGAAGCAAGTGGAGGTCAGAATGCATGAAAGCCATTTGGAACCCATGGTGGATCCTCCTGAACCTATGTGTTGGGGAATATGTGATAAAATTATGAAGAACATGGTTCTTACCCTCACCATCCTTG GTGTGTGCCTGGGCTCCATATCAGGAATGCTGCTGCGGTACATTTCGCCGCTCCCCCCTGATGTCATCATGGTTATTGCATTCCCAGGAGACATCCTGATGAGAATGTTGAAGATGCTCATCTTACCGCTAGTTGTTTCTAGCCTGGTTACAG GACTGGCTGGTCTTGACGCCAAATCCAGTGGTCGTTTGGGCACAAGGGCCATGGTGTACTACATGTCCACAACAGTGATTGCTGCTGTCCTGGGAGTAATCTTGGTGCTGGTCATTCACCCAGGGAACCCTAAATTAAAGGCTAACCTTGGTCAGGGAAAGAAGAACGATGACGTTTCCAGCTTGGATGCCTTCTTTGATCTAATCCGCAATCTATTCCCAGAAAACCTTGTGCAAGCCTGCTTCCAGCAG ATCCAGACGGTCAGCACAAAAACCCTGGTGCCCACCAACAGGACTAAAGCACCACCACAGTTCACCATCAAAAAGTCCCTTCAGTTCAAGAGTGGGATGAATGTTCTAG GTCTTATTGGATTTTTCATCGCTTTTGGAATTAGCATGGGAAGAATGGGAGAGAAGGCCAAACTCATGTTGGAATTCTTCAATGTCCTCAACGAGATTGTTATGAGGCTTGTTGGCATGATCATGTG GTATTCACCAATTGGTATCGCATGTCTCATCTGTGGGAAGATCATCTCGATTAATGACCTGGAAGTGGTTGCTAGACAACTGGGGATGTATATGGTCACAGTAATAGTGGGTCTCCTCATTCACGGTGGCATCTTTCTACCTTTAATATATTTTGTCATTGTTCGGCAAAATCCCTTCACCTTCTTCATGGGCATCTTCCAGGCTTGGGTCACTGCGCTTGGAACTGCATCCAG CGCTGGAACCCTCCCTGTCACTTTCCGATGCCTGGAGGAGAACTTGGGCATTGACAAGAGAGTGACACGATTTGTGCTCCCTGTGGGTGCCACCATCAACATGGATGGCACTGCGCTATACGAGGCTGTGGCAGCCATCTTCATTGCCCAAATGAATGGCATCCATCTGGATTGGGGACAAATTATTACTGTCAG TCTGACTGCCACTTTGGCCAGTGTGGGAGCTGCCAGTATCCCCAGTGCTGGACTGGTAACAATGCTTCTGATCCTAACTGCTGTTGGGCTACCAACCCAAGATATTAGTCTATTGGTAGCTGTCGACTGGCTGCT GGATCGGTTCCGTACCTCTGTCAATGTTGTTGGGGACTCGTATGGAGCAGGAATCGTGTACTACCTCTCCAAGGATGAGCTTGACATGTTTGATGCCCAGCAGGCCCGAGTAGATGAATTTGAGATGTCAAAAACACAATCCTTCTATGAAAACAACACCAACCAGTGTGTTTATGCTACAAACCACAACTCCGTCCTGCTAGACGACTGCAAG GTAACCATGGGCAGAAATGGCAACGCTGCAGATTTCTCTCTTGTTGAGGAGGAACCATGGAAACGCGAGTAA
- the apip gene encoding methylthioribulose-1-phosphate dehydratase — protein MSSLCDTSNGESHADPCQDKEHPRMLIPELCRLFYQLGWVTGTGGGISLRHGDQIYIAPSGVQKERIQPEDMFVCDVAERDISSPPAWKKLRKSQCTPLFMNAYTMRAAQAVIHTHSKAAVMATLLYPGKEFRITHQEMIKGIRKGNSGTNYRYNDTLVVPIIENTPEEQDLKERMALAMEEYPEACAVLVRRHGVYVWGETWEKAKTMCECYDYLFDIAVQMKQCGLDPSAVPSEEIDIV, from the exons ATGTCTTCGCTATGTGACACAAGCAATGGAGAGAGTCATGCTGATCCATGCCAG GATAAGGAACATCCACGGATGCTCATCCCAGAATTGTGTCGGCTCTTCTATCAGCTGGGCTGGGTGACCGGGACAGGCGGAGGGATAAGTTTGCGCCATGG AGACCAGATTTACATTGCTCCTTCAGGGGTCCAGAAGGAGAGAATACAG CCAGAAgacatgtttgtttgtgatgTGGCGGAAAGAGACATCAGTTCCCCTCCTGCCTGGAAAAAGCTGAGAAAGAGCCAATGCACCCCTCTGTTTATGAATGCCTACACAATGAGAG CGGCCCAGGCTGTCATACACACCCACTCAAAGGCTGCTGTCATGGCAACATTGCTGTATCCTGGCAAGGAATTCCGGATAACTCACCAGGAAATGATCAAGGGAATTCGTAAGGGCAACTCCGGCACCAACTACAG ATACAATGACACACTGGTAGTGCCAATCATTGAGAATACCCCAGAGGAGCAAGACCTGAAGGAGCGTATGGCACTAGCAATGGAAGAATATCCTGAAGCTTGTGCAGTCCTGGTCCGTCGTCATGGCGTCTACGTGTGGGGAGAAACCTGGGAGAAAGCCAAGACAAT GTGTGAGTGCTACGACTATCTTTTTGACATCGCTGTCCAAATGAAACAGTGTGGACTTGATCCTTCTGCGGTCCCCTCTGAAGAGATTGACATTGTTTGA